The Primulina huaijiensis isolate GDHJ02 chromosome 17, ASM1229523v2, whole genome shotgun sequence genome window below encodes:
- the LOC140962547 gene encoding dirigent protein 22-like, giving the protein MDRKELKFWLLAVFLVVLFGSGSAVNDEEESSVPVPKLCLGKETITNLRFYIQDLVGGNNRTVWEIAKTNLTDILPSAFGLVSILDNLVTSGPGMDSGEVGRIQGIIGLSDFHEKAIFMLLNLVFTDGQYKGSGLCILGRNPLEDKLREVPIVGGTGVFRMARGYAVTRTYYEDEIQHRGIIEYNVVVAHRDEGECVSDV; this is encoded by the coding sequence ATGGATCGAAAAGAATTAAAGTTTTGGTTGTTAGCAGTATTCCTCGTAGTCCTGTTTGGTTCCGGTTCAGCTGTCAATGATGAAGAGGAATCGTCGGTTCCTGTGCCGAAACTCTGCCTAGGAAAAGAAACAATAACCAATCTTCGTTTCTACATCCAAGATTTGGTCGGCGGGAACAACCGTACGGTCTGGGAGATTGCTAAAACCAACCTCACCGATATTCTTCCGTCTGCTTTCGGCCTTGTGAGTATTCTCGACAACCTGGTAACTTCCGGGCCCGGGATGGATTCCGGAGAAGTTGGTCGGATCCAGGGGATCATCGGCCTTTCAGATTTCCACGAGAAGGCGATTTTCATGCTGCTTAATCTTGTATTCACGGATGGCCAATACAAGGGTAGTGGTCTTTGCATTCTTGGAAGGAATCCTTTGGAGGATAAGCTGCGGGAGGTGCCGATTGTTGGGGGAACCGGAGTTTTTCGAATGGCTCGAGGGTACGCGGTTACGCGTACGTACTATGAAGATGAGATTCAGCATAGGGGTATTATCGAGTATAATGTGGTGGTTGCTCATAGGGATGAAGGTGAGTGTGTTTCGGATGTTTAG
- the LOC140962548 gene encoding myb-related protein 308-like, with protein MGRSPCCEKAHTNKGAWTKEEDDRLIAYIKAHGEGCWRSLPKAAGLLRCGKSCRLRWINYLRPDLKRGNFTDEEDEFIIKLHSLLGNKWSLIAGKLPGRTDNEIKNYWNTHIRRRLIDRGIDPTTHRSCNDPAPTAVPETTKTISFCGAKDYYKQDGNACGILNKLEKNDIVDQEQRPDLNLELRISPPCPQ; from the exons ATGGGAAGGTCTCCTTGTTGTGAGAAAGCTCACACGAACAAAGGCGCATGGACTAAAGAAGAAGATGATCGGCTCATAGCTTATATCAAGGCTCACGGCGAGGGATGCTGGCGGTCCCTGCCCAAAGCCGCCGGGCTCCTTCGCTGCGGGAAGAGCTGCCGCCTGAGATGGATCAATTACTTGAGACCTGATCTTAAGCGGGGTAACTTCACAGACGAGGAAGATGAATTCATCATCAAACTCCATAGCCTTCTTGGTAACAA GTGGTCTCTTATTGCAGGGAAATTACCGGGAAGAACAGATAACGAGATAAAAAATTACTGGAACACACACATAAGGAGAAGACTCATTGACCGAGGGATTGATCCCACGACACACAGATCATGCAACGATCCTGCACCAACTGCAGTACCTGAAACTACTAAAACCATCTCCTTTTGTGGTGCAAAAGACTATTATAAACAAGATGGAAATGCATGCGGCATTTTGAATAAACTAGAAAAAAATGACATTGTTGATCAAGAACAGCGCCCAGACTTGAATCTTGAGCTCCGGATAAGCCCTCCATGCCCACAATAA